In Lacibacter sp. H375, one DNA window encodes the following:
- a CDS encoding lamin tail domain-containing protein: MLQPKLLITIVCLLILQANAFTQNRYSVVISEIMSDPTPQISLPNVEWIEIRNTTTSAINLQNWRVGDANGVSGALPNFLLQPDSSAVICGTTAAATMQQYGRTFGVTSFPSLDNSGEMIFIRSNTGAIVHAVEYNLSWFNNAVKGDGGWTLEMVDVKNPCSGASNWRASVDTRGGTPGIKNSVDGTNSDQTAPALLRAFAVDNTTLLLTFDESLDSLSAAAAANYQLSNGIGTAASAVCLAPLFNTVQLTVSNQLQSGTVYTVTAVNVKDCSGNSIAAFNNTKVGISSAAVANDIIINEVLFNPSSDGTDYVEIYNRSNKIINLKSLLIANRSSAGVIANMRALTATDRAMFPGEYLVLSDDEATVKRQFTAKNISAFLNISSMPSYSDDKGNVVLSDNGGTIIDEVTYDDKWHFALINNSEGVALERIDPNASTQNKDNWHSAAKDVGYGTPTYQNSQFRLDLQVQGDVTVTPEVFSPDNDGTDDFLTISYRFPETGYLMNITVFDAGGRPVKALQRNAICSQQGNFRWDGLNDKLQQLPLGPYVIFTEVFNLQGKVKRFKNQVVLARRF; encoded by the coding sequence TACCCAATGTTGAATGGATAGAGATACGCAATACAACTACATCAGCTATCAACTTACAAAACTGGCGGGTGGGCGATGCAAATGGTGTGAGTGGTGCATTACCTAATTTTTTATTACAACCTGATAGCAGTGCTGTTATTTGCGGCACTACAGCAGCAGCGACAATGCAGCAGTATGGCCGCACATTTGGCGTTACAAGTTTTCCTTCCTTAGATAATAGTGGCGAAATGATTTTCATCCGCAGCAACACCGGAGCCATTGTTCATGCAGTAGAATACAATCTCAGCTGGTTCAACAATGCAGTTAAAGGCGATGGTGGCTGGACATTGGAAATGGTTGATGTTAAAAATCCGTGCAGTGGTGCAAGCAACTGGCGTGCAAGTGTTGACACAAGAGGAGGCACACCCGGAATAAAAAATTCTGTTGATGGAACCAACAGCGACCAAACGGCTCCTGCATTACTTAGAGCATTTGCAGTTGACAATACAACTTTACTGTTAACTTTTGATGAATCATTAGATAGCTTATCGGCCGCTGCTGCTGCCAATTACCAGTTGAGTAATGGCATTGGTACAGCTGCTTCGGCAGTTTGTCTTGCGCCGCTTTTCAATACCGTACAACTTACAGTAAGTAATCAATTACAATCGGGAACTGTTTATACCGTTACTGCTGTTAATGTGAAAGATTGCAGCGGCAACAGCATTGCTGCTTTTAATAATACAAAGGTTGGCATTAGTTCGGCTGCTGTTGCAAATGATATTATTATCAACGAAGTTCTGTTTAACCCCTCAAGTGACGGCACCGATTACGTGGAGATCTACAACCGCAGCAATAAGATCATCAATCTAAAATCATTATTGATTGCAAACAGAAGCAGCGCAGGAGTTATTGCAAATATGCGAGCTTTAACTGCAACAGACAGAGCGATGTTTCCCGGTGAATATCTTGTGCTGAGCGACGACGAAGCAACTGTAAAACGACAATTCACTGCAAAAAATATTTCAGCGTTTCTAAACATCTCTTCGATGCCTTCTTATTCAGATGATAAAGGCAATGTGGTATTGAGTGATAACGGCGGAACTATTATCGATGAAGTTACTTATGATGACAAATGGCATTTTGCGTTGATCAATAACAGTGAAGGCGTGGCTTTAGAACGTATTGACCCGAATGCTTCCACACAAAACAAAGACAACTGGCATAGTGCTGCAAAAGATGTGGGCTATGGCACACCCACTTATCAAAACTCGCAGTTTCGTTTAGATCTGCAGGTGCAGGGTGATGTAACTGTAACACCTGAAGTATTTTCACCTGACAATGATGGCACGGATGATTTTCTTACCATCAGTTATCGTTTTCCTGAAACAGGCTATTTGATGAATATTACTGTGTTTGATGCTGGTGGCCGTCCTGTAAAAGCATTGCAACGAAATGCAATTTGCAGCCAGCAGGGAAATTTCCGCTGGGATGGCTTGAATGATAAACTGCAACAATTACCACTTGGTCCTTACGTGATCTTTACAGAAGTATTTAACCTGCAAGGCAAAGTTAAACGTTTCAAAAACCAGGTGGTATTAGCAAGAAGGTTTTAA